Below is a genomic region from Mangifera indica cultivar Alphonso unplaced genomic scaffold, CATAS_Mindica_2.1 Un_0057, whole genome shotgun sequence.
GCCATAATTTGCTTGGAAAAAGTTTCTTTTTCTCCATTAGTGAATAAGTTTCTCCGTTTCAAATGGttgtgcaatttttttattatgaactGCTTGGTATggtaaaaattaacaaatacttGTATAGTTCAAGGGGAAGAATGCAGAATGCAAATCACTTCATATTTATTTCACCATTCATCACAAAAGCAGGGGGTTAGTTTTCTGCTCAGCATTTGTTATTGAGAGGCAAAGAAAGCATTAAATTGCTATCAAATAACTTATTGCCTTTTAATTGTCAAACCACTTCTGTCAGCTCCTTTGTTACACTATGAATTTGCTATTTATAGTATTGCATCTTCTTATTTAGGGTGTATGCATCTTGTGGGTAAGCAAATCTGTTACCATCAGCATACAgattaattaacaatttcagTTGTTCCCCCTTCCCAGAGATGTTATTACCCTAGCAATTTTGTTTATTTCCTTGTCTCttcatttcaataatttttatcctAATACATGTTTATTATGGTTTCTAAATATTGTCAGAGTGGAAAAGAATGCTTAGGTGAGATTATGTATAACTACATAACTGCTGATCAGTTTTTCCCAGAGAGTCTTCTTGGATACTTGGACATGTCATCAGAATATACTACTTTGGAAGTAGCTAACAGAATTGAGGCTTCTGTGCACATTTGGAGACAGAAGCACCTGAAGAGGTGTTTAGTTCATGCAAAGTCCAGTAGGTGGGGTTACACGGTCAAAGGATTTGTTGGTGACATAGAACGAAGTAAGCTTCTAGCACACCGGGCTGAGACCATACTACAGAACTTGAAACTAAGGTTCCCCAACCTCCCGCAGACTACTTTGGATATGGCCAAGATTCAATATAACAAGGTATATTCCCTTCAAAACTGTTCCCACTTCTGCAGTTAACCTTGCACTGTTCTTTCAGGCTAGAAGAATCATCACATTATGCTCAACTGAAACTTATTTGATTTCATATTGATCCCAGATCAGAGAATTACAGGTCCATCTGAAACAGTAAATTTAGAATCAATTAGTTTATATGTTTGTAGAATTTGAAGGATTTGATTCACATGATGCCTTGGTCCATTAGCCCAAAAATAAAAGGGAGATGGGCCCGGCAATTCTTGTTGGCTGAACTGTCCCGAGTCCTGATATACTGGTAGTTGAGCTGACCTGCTGCCATGGACTTAGGCTTAGCTTGATTGTGCTTGTGACATTTTGTCAGGGGAGAAATGGCTGTGACCTATGACTTTTATCTATGTATGCTAATCTCCAGAACTAGCATGCCCTTTGCCTTCATATCTGAACTGAGTATTAGAAGGTGTAATCTTCATATCTATTGGTAATTTATCCAGCTTCTTTTCTCTGTTATATGTAGATATATTGTGAGCTAAGGAGGGAATCCCTGTATACATAAAATTCAAGAAGAGCCTCTATTGCTGAGATTACAGAAACTGACATTTGTGCTTGTTTGCTATATGAAAACTGTTGTATGCTAAATGAAACAGGGAAAACAGTTTGTAAGTCCTTTCATCTGTGGTGCAGGATATAGGGCAGTCAATCCTTGAGAGCTATTCTAGGGTGATGGAGAGCTTGGCCTTCAACATATTGGCTAGAATTGATGATCTCCTGTACGTGGATGACGCCACAAAACAACGCTTACATGCAGCAGCAGAGTCTGCATCTCTATATGATCAAGGCTGGCTCGGCTGTGCTCCTAGACAAAAGGGAGTATCACTTGGCCCATCATTAATTCAACAGAGTCCTTCTACCTCTCCAATTAGAACACGAGGATTATACTCTCCCGATCGAGTGATTGGAAGCCCTGGTGGAGGGTTGCGCCGCTCTCTGGAGAAGAGAAATCTAAGAGATTCACTTGACCAGGCATTAGAAAAGCTAACTTTCTAATTCCGAGAAAAGAACATGACCTGACAATGCTTTGAGATAATTCAGAATTTCAGATTATATAATTCCTTTTGGTGGTTTCGTGAGCCTGTTAAGCAACAAAGGAGACGATTAAGGGGAATGTCCTATATGGTCCCTTCTTCTATACTTCATGTCTAAACATTACCTTagttctctttttcatttttttaggtTAATTGTTAGCTAGGATCAAGTATTGGGTATCTCTAATCACCAATGAATAGTAATGGTGAACCATTGTTTCAGCTTAGCTGCACTTTCTTGGCATTCTTTGGCTGTAATTAACCGGTAGTTCTGGCCACTGTTATGTGTAACTTTTTCATGGGACTGGTTATGGGCGTTAACAGGTGAATATAGATCAATGTATTCTTTGAAACTAGAAACAAAATTAGGGGTGGATTCTCGAGATGAGTTGACTCAGGCTTGGCTAATAGTTTGGCTCAAACGAGTCAAATTCGAGCTGAAGCAATTCAATTTATCGAGCTCAAACTTAACTCAAGATCGTTATTAACATCGAAACTCATGTCTTcgactattatttttattttttattttggtgatTCTTCGTTTTTTTACTATTACTGTTCACCTCTTCCATTGTTACTAGCCTTGTTCAAGTTTCAACTCAAATCCACGCCtaaacaaaatgcataaaattgATCTTTCACCATTATTCAAGTGTTCAAAGCAACTTTATAACATGTGTTGATGCGAAAAATTACACAAGATAAGTAAGCCAAATCTTAGAGTGCAATTTAgtgcaaacaaaaacaaaggtaGTAATGAACATAATGTTTTTAAGAtggttatttattatttggaaaCCATGTTATTGAATTTTCTAGTGACTTTGTTAGAGTACCGATACAGATTATAAATTCTCCTCATTTTATCGAGGCAAGagaatgataatataaatatatatataatatatctagaTCTTAATATCTTGAACTTAGACACCTAAATGATGGTTTATCGTATTATTccgttaaaataaaaaataattttctaatccCATGTTTATGGAAGACAAAGATAGATAATAATcttatgatattaaaaaattaaaataatatgttgaAAAGATtacaagaataattaaaattgttaagtaTTTTTTCCTGTTGTATCTATATAAATAGTCCCctttaagtatttaaagttaGAGATTATGAGAATACTTAAAACTGTTAAGTTTTTCTCCTTATCctttatagataaataattacctcttatatattttagattgatttgtgtgtaaataatgtgtataattaTTTACCGTGTGATTGGTTACTTCTCCGATACCGCTCCCCTACGACTGACAAGGATGAAGTTTAACTGCATAACCTTCCAAATTTCACTTGTTTCTTGAagacaatttataattttgttgtataACTAGGCGGACCAACATCTCTTACAAAATCTAGAACTACCATGTTATGCTTTTGAGCTTTGGAGACATCAACAACTGTTTCATTTTGCTTCTCCGCATTGATGAATGAAGAATGATGTTCAAACTCGAAAGTGCCTTCCTATGTTATCACgattagaaacaaaattatacTTCAAAACAGTTGTAAGGAGAATTAGAaggtgtttatttattaaagttgAAACCGGTTCTTGAATTGATCTCATCAAGGTTTGAACATAATTAACAGCATAGTCAGTCTTCAATCATAAGACTACGTAGATGAGTCTGGAGTGTGTAGACAACTAATTCAGGCTACTGACGTGTTGTTATCCAATGggaaatgaaaaagattgaCATAGAAGAGACTGATGAAACCCTAGATCGGAAATTTTACAGGGAAGAAAAGAAGATTTCGATTATTGCTCGGTGGAAAAACTAGGGTTTCAAACTAGGCCTCATTCACCATGTTGCTGTTTACTCCTAACCCTGAAAAATGTAAAAACACAGACGAAAAGGATGAACTActgataaaaatgatattttttgctagctttttctttcctttcttctgaaaaacaaatagaaaagtTAAGGTTATCAAGTGGACAACCAGGAAAGCCAGAAAGAGCCGCTGCATGATCATTCATCACATAGAAAGTAAGACAAGTtataaaggaagaaaagatgaaGACGGTTGTGCTTACCTTGATCTTTATGGCTGAACAAGAGAGAAAAAGCTTGAGGGAGAGATAAATCACGAAGGTTTTACAAAGAGAAACCAACAGAGCTCAGTTGGCAGTATGCCCACCTCCAAGAGAGAGAACGTTTTCGATTAAAGGGAGGTGGACAGAATGCCAATAAACTCTGTAAGGATCTCTTTGTTAAACCATCATGAAACCAAGAAATGTCCTATTGGAAAAGGAGGCTGCATAGCAAATAGCATTTAAGTTCAGAAGGAGGATTCTAAGAATCGTTATCATAGTTATTCTTCACTTCCCTCGTTTCTGATGAAAACCCaccaccttcttcttcttcttcagtctTTTCTTTCTTGCGTTCGGCGAACTAAAAGCCCTTTTCACTCCCTCGTTTCTCACGAAACACAATCACTTACACAACAGAGAACAGACTGTCACAGTCTCCCTTTCTCTTTGCATATCAAGAAAAGGAAGGAGATGGATTGATTTGGGTAACTGAGGGAACTGTTTATGTTGGATATTCTTCTTGTGGTTTTGTTTTTGCTTACTGTTAGGCTGAATTCCAGTTAATAAAAGCCTAATTTGAAATCAACTGGGCTTCAAAAAAGTAGATTTAAGATCAATAAACTGAAACTCATGTTAAAGTTTCTATATTATGGttaacattaatttaataaaatttgataattaaatatgataaattattaacaaactTTAGCGATTCATAAGGGTaaactcaatatttttaatataatcaaataatctattttttaaaggtCAAATActattgaaaactttaaaatacaattttatttattaaaaactgCCATTTAAGGAGGCCGATCACCATGAGCTCTACTGATCCAGAGATATGGCATATCTGTGTGAATATCTAGTGGGTCAAAATGTGAATTGCAAATTATGAATATCAAGTAAGTACCCCATTAAGGGGTCCTACTAACATATTGCACCACTAAGTGTGGAATCCCAGGTAACCTCCGCTCctgtagaagaagaagatgcttCAAAATTCAAACCAGTTTatgcttttaacttttttattagggcatgttgaaaatgagattaaaggGTAAAAACTTACGTCAATTCTgtgaaatatttctttttgcTCTTTTGATTGATATTGAAAACATCTGAATTTGGAGTGGCATGGCAATTTTCATCCGAAAATACGAGGAACCAAAAGAAGATATCACttaggagaaagaaaaatatatatgaaattttaccTTATGTCGATTGATGGGTCGCACTTATTACTCCCACAATCTATATATGCTCCTCAAATCGTGAGATGcttcatcttttttattatcatttggATCGTCATTGTCAAGATATCCTTTACCATGATCATATGtgttatgattttgtttatggatTTTACTATTCACAaggtattttattttaagtattgttTAGAAACTTATatactatttaattaatattttattatcattttcaaataagttgtttttattccatttaaattattcatgtttggattcaaatttgagcttaaGATTggatttgttttcataaaacgaattgaatttgagtgaattcaaatattcaagtttTACTACTTTTAGATTGgatccaaaataatttttttagttgagCTTGAGTCTTAATTCATTGATCTTGAATTTACTCTTTTGAATTTGGAAATCTCAAAATGTGtcttatttgagtttgacttgtaCGGTATCCAACCTTGGAGGCCTTAGTTGAATATCCTATAAGGTTAGATTTGGTTTGGTGTTCAATTCGAAATAAATTGTATTTGAGATTAGATAACcccaatttgagtttgaattaaacaaGCTCGAATCTAGTGAGTCATTAGAAAGTTGtctataaattaatattttcaaacaatttttcatttttatatccAACACTTTCCAATGGCTTCTTCAATGACTTCATCACTAACGCAAGTTGAATTTTATAGACATAAGTCGAGCTTGAACCCCTTCTTTGGGTTTGACTTTACTCGAATCCACTCTTAACCTTTTCCACTCAAACACAATTAGAAATTCAATTGTTATCTACACGAGAACAAAAGTAACTCTTCCATTCTTTTTGTAGATGCCTCAATCTAAGCTAGCTCTCAAGGAAAGTTCATGTGCTTTGTTCCGTCTCATCTGTCCACCTTCAGAGTTAACTTTTACTATTCTTGAAcacttttgtttccttttcGAAAGAGCTTTTATGAGTGCAATGGTGAGGACGATAtgcttcttttttcttttaattattattattattattattattaatttacaaaaataaccATCCAATTtcattatgatatattatttaagtacttaattaaatacacataatttattgatttacaAAGGGCATTCAAAACAATTATTTCATAGTTTCATTCTCTcatatataatttggttcattatccttcaaataaaaaaggagATTACAAACAACTTAAATGGGTTGACTAGTGGTTGAAACTTTAAATGGGAAAGTTGGCCTCAAAGTTAGGTTAGACTTAATTTgagttatttgaatttaaattaaagctCAGATTAAATGAGTTGAATTCGAGCTTAAACATAGTGcgtgttttttaaaatatgttaagtGTGAATTGATCAaaacatttgaatttgagttaatttgaattaaattcaaattaaattatttttaaattaagtttaaaactCAGCTTGTTCAATCtcaaattagcttttttaaattcaaatcaatatgaaattgaactcaaattttaatattcgaTAATGTAATATCTTAGTTTAATagtctaatatattattaaaatattatttattttaaacacatatttatcacaatgttttttttaagttttataattaaaaatgtgtttttcttttgtcCAACTATTACTTTTAATACTATCGACAATGTTTTAGTTTAATAGTCTAAtctcaaaagtaaaattattataaattttataataattttacttttgagaTTTCCtaatttaaaatgtattttgtatttatatccTAAATGAAGTACGATATTGGCATGTGCCAAATATTTGTCCACTCATTTAAGCCCCAAATCCATTCCTACTTTGGACCGTCTTGACTAAAAAAAAGTCGATGCTCTTGTAGTGGTAGGGGAAGGTTGTTCTTAGATTTGTCATTTTCCAAAGCCAACCCCACCCCCCTTTCtccccttaaaaaaaaaaaaaagtatgttgATTTCGCAAGTTataaacggttaaaattaattgagttttttaggtatattattttacttctataacccataaaaaataataatttttctttaaccaaagtttttaaaaacaatatttcttcTCTTGGgatttctaatttttcaaattcaatttttttactataaaaagaGTTCTTCGATGATCTCCACACATGGTCTCATCCTCTTCGATATGCCCTCCTTTTGATCATTCTCATTGGTGTCGTTATCAACAAAGACGACTCACTTGGTGTCAACAAAGACTCGGTCTTTGTCTACCGTCATTGTCGATGAAGGTTAAATCTTCATCTCTGAATAAAGATGATTCATTTTTGTCTTGATGAAGACAAAGAGTTTTTGTTGACACCAGGTGAGTCATCTTCATCGATGACGACGTCAAGGAGGACAGTAAGAAATGAGGGCACGTCTGAGAGGATGAGATCATGCTTGGAGATCGTTGATGATGTCTCTTCgtcatcaaaaaaattatatttgaaagtttaaaaattctaataataaaatatagtttttaaaaatttaggttagagaaaaattattaatttttggagtttaaagtaaaaaaattaaattaaatttaaatttattttgaatattaaatataaagatggGTTTaccttaaaactaataaatttaaacgGCTACAAGGGGTGGAGGTGCTGTGTTAAGTCCGTTGGCCTTTTCCGAATTTCAAAACACAAATGATGAGACCGAGCAAGATTGTGATGATGGCGCAATGTGAGTGAGGCTCTCTTTTCCAGCTCTACTGCCATGTGACTCTCTCTCAAATTACTCGAGGCACTAGTGAATAAACTAATTTGATGAcgtcaatatattaaaattataattttcaaacagttattaaatatgtttattaaataacatttaaaaaataaatatttccaaTCCAAAAATGTCTATCTCTCCCTTCactttgattttgagtttgagGCCTCTGTCTgtattttcaacttttaaattaCAGGATATCACCAATTATTAGCCTTCTCATCTCTTATTATATATGgtaatatttgtaaatataaatgcCTTCGTATTATTTGATTGAGCTGtgcttcaatttttcttcccCTTGTATTCAAGTTCGACAATTTATTAGTAgtattgtttgaaaaaaaattatataaaaaatttcaattatcatattattatcttaaaaaatataataaatacttaaaattttataatttttttaaatatacttttatcatattattaatttttcaaaaaaacatatCAGCTAAATCAGtacaaattaatacatattgCATGATTCACCTACTATTATAttagttttcaatttattttataatatgtatcatttctcatatatattatatgatacgatatatattatgtatcgCATAATACTAACAACTATACATGGAACAAGTTCTTCATTTCCTTGTCTGCCTTTGtaactaaaacacaaaattaaaaaacatatcaaaTGGTTGGACAGAAGGATAATTTTCACAAAGCCATAATTTGCTTAATCAGGAAAAGCTAATGCAGTTATCATCTGTCATTGGTAAGGTCTTCTAATAAATCTCTATAAGTGAGCCCTCGAATCTATGGTCCTTAAGGAATGCCTGGATAGGCAATTTGTTTGGTGTGCCAGAATCTGATTCTAGAGTTATTCATTAGAAATGCTGCCACAGAAAATTAGAGAGAAAGCTTTATTAATACAACATCACTATTAGTTGGAAGCATTCAGCCCCATCCTGAATACATATAATAACATCACCACCACCGAGAAAATATTGaagggaaaaggaaaaataaataataataataaacctcGGTAGGGGACACTTATTTTTGCCATACTGCATATCTGTGACCAGAAGTGGCTAGTGTCCACTCTCTGCCAGTGGGGCACCACGAACCTTCTCCGATCTTCATGCACACTTTCTCCCCAATTATTGCCGAGTAGAGGTTTGGTTGAGCCTCCAGAATCTTAATCGATGATCGAGAGTGGATGCCCTGCTGCCGACGAACATCCATCTACAGCCATGTAGAAGAATTATTAGGTgcgaattttattttaaaagatcgAGTTTAAAGTTGAACAAAGCCCTGCTGCAGCATACCAATCTAACAATTTGGTTGTGAATGGAGTCACCCCAATCATAAAAGTGGTCGTAAAACACTGTTGGGATCCCTGGATGTGTGAGTATGTATGCATAACCCTGCAGGAAAATACAGAGATGGGGTGTTAATAATTTCACTGAAGAAACTATTTTTCAATGTGTAATTGGTGCTTTTAAGGATGAATTTGACAAAtagttttttgaaagaaataaagaaaaacaacagAAAATATGTAATTAGCAAACCATGATTTCACTGGGGGTTGGTTCCAAACTGAGTTGGCTCAGTGTCGAAAGTCAATTCGAATTCATTTTAGgtcaaactcaagccaaaaaGACTAACtcgtatttttaaatcaaatcaaactcaaattagagAGGTTTTGATTCAGTTCGAGCTTAGCTTGTAACTTAATTTGAGTGatatcaaacaattatcaaaatgatattgttttgctcattattggataaaatgacgttattttgtcaataagttATGAACTCAAAccacaaatttaaatcattaactCAAACcgaattttaaacttaaagatcGAACCAAACTTGAGCCAAAGGAGTTTGGGCTCGGCTTAGTTCATATCTGCCCTAATTTGGCTAGTAGCTTTAACAAACAGAAATCATATAGGTCAGTAAACATTTAACCGCTAAATcaatactttattattattatttttttgtaatatctTACTAGCACCCTTTATatgaaatacaaaaatttatacttGAGACAAATTCTAGGTATGAATACCTTTCAAACCTTTACCAACAAATTACATGAAGACAACAATGTCACGTACCTCCATAATATGATTCGAGGGGAACGGCCAATGGGCCTGCAAAAAAGATGCAATTACAGAGTTAGTTGATTTTAAACTCCTACTTGAAGCACAAAACcttgatatataaataacagATCCTCCATTACAAACACATACCAAACCCATTTTAAAAGATGAGAGAGTTTGGATTAAGAATTTTATATGGTCAAGAATCAGTTCACAGTTGACCCAGAATTCCGTCCAAGTCTCACGTGTTACTGTAGTATAGGCCTTAGGTTCAAAATTTTACCAATTAAAAAAGATACAAGGTCAGATTAGAGAAGGaagattttcaataaaacttttAACTCACTAAAGCCTTCATATCAACTGTAAGGATGCCATAATTCAGGCTGTGGCTGGTTCCAACCTAAACTACTAACGTAAATTGATTCAGGTTATCTACTGACTTCAGTGGGTATTTCTAGTAATTCACCCTTGGAAACTAGAAACAGAGGAACCACAGAAATCGGGTCACTGTGCTGTGCAAATATGCAGTCCATGCAAACCAACATCACAGTCTACTAAAAGCATTCTGATATCATTTCAATCACCATAATATGCAGTACCTGTGTTGAGCCTGTGTCATGGTTATCAAGGAATGTGACAGCCCTTGAAGGCCACCATCCCATTACACCTGGGGGCTTCCCTTGGGAATCACGCAGACGCCAGAATTGCCCCTTAACAGCTTCCTACATGGGAATCATGAATAAGCATTAACAGATTATTGGCTTTCCAGGGTAGTGTGAGTCCATGCaacattacaaaaattaattctaAGGAGACTAGTAGAAACATTGCTTGAAATGTTTGCTATGTCTTTCTAGTTTCTACTAATAAATTGTCCCCTGGAAAATACCTGAAGAATTCCCTTTGTGGTGAAGTCAAATGCAGCAGAAAGTTGTCCTGTTCCATCAATCCAATTGATAATTCGTTGTCTATGGCTATCTGCAAACGAACTTTGTAAGCAAATGGAAACAGGCACAGAGTCACTGATAGACTTCATATGTATGATAAATCAGTTAGCTTGCAGCTAGATTCAAGATCTTTTGTGATCTTTAAATAGAAGAATGAAGTAATAAAGGATTAACACTGAACTGAGCCATGGTAAGTCATAGTGTAAAATAAGATCAAGTAGATGAAATTTACAGATCAAGAGATCAATATCAGCACCAAATCCCCCTGAAAAAATTATGGGAAGTTAAAAACAGTGCACAGTAGACATTCCAATACCCTGTTCAGTTTACGCAAATTTTTTCTATGATCAAGTAATTTGCTTCTCTAACCAAGAGAGCAGGGCTTCTATAGGAAGATGCATCAGGAATTCAATTTACATAGCACAAAGGTCTAAACATGCAATTTCTCGAACGTATATATACCGTCACATTTCAGTCCAGAATTCAGCTGACTCTGGCCCCCAAAGTACACTTTCCTTTTGGTGCaagataaacataaataatgcATACCTTGGTTATAGTCCAAGCCTTGTCCATTGTAGTTGCAAGAATCCCAGTATTCCCCAACACAAAACATGGGCTTTACTCCTTCGATATATTCTTTTACATATTTAGCTGAGTAACTAATCAGAGGATTGtggaaaaataaatatcaagctgtatatgaaaaccaaaaaaaaacacCAACAATTTACAGGTTCTGAATAACATTACCCTCGTGCAAAATCAAAACGGAAATCTTGGAAACCAACTGTGTTACGCAGCCACCGCAGCCAACCTATAAGGTCTTTCCGTACAAAATG
It encodes:
- the LOC123207075 gene encoding probable alpha-amylase 2, whose product is MAYISNGFDENNQQADIGAVICSGREILLQGFNWESHKYDWWRNLERKVPDIAKSGFTSVWLPPATHSFSPEGYLPQNLYSLNSSYGSEHLLKSLLQKLKQSKVRAMADVVINHRIGTTQGHGGMYNRYDGIPLAWSEHAVTSCTGGLGNRSTGDNFHGVPNIDHSQHFVRKDLIGWLRWLRNTVGFQDFRFDFARGYSAKYVKEYIEGVKPMFCVGEYWDSCNYNGQGLDYNQDSHRQRIINWIDGTGQLSAAFDFTTKGILQEAVKGQFWRLRDSQGKPPGVMGWWPSRAVTFLDNHDTGSTQAHWPFPSNHIMEGYAYILTHPGIPTVFYDHFYDWGDSIHNQIVRLMDVRRQQGIHSRSSIKILEAQPNLYSAIIGEKVCMKIGEGSWCPTGREWTLATSGHRYAVWQK
- the LOC123207059 gene encoding rop guanine nucleotide exchange factor 1-like isoform X2, with the protein product MKELFAKLLLGEDMSGEGKGVCTALAISNAITNLSASVFGEVWKLEPLAQQKKLMWLKEMEWLLCVSDSIVELIPSLQEFPGGRTIEVMVTRPRLDLHVNLPALKKLDTLLISILDGFTDSEYSYVDHGIIVAGADGIATCPCSSSSGRPSIMQEEKWWLPFPKVPPDGLSENMRKRLEQCRECTNQILKAATAIKSSVLAEMEIPNSYLESLPKSGKECLGEIMYNYITADQFFPESLLGYLDMSSEYTTLEVANRIEASVHIWRQKHLKRCLVHAKSSRWGYTVKGFVGDIERSKLLAHRAETILQNLKLRFPNLPQTTLDMAKIQYNKDIGQSILESYSRVMESLAFNILARIDDLLYVDDATKQRLHAAAESASLYDQGWLGCAPRQKGVSLGPSLIQQSPSTSPIRTRGLYSPDRVIGSPGGGLRRSLEKRNLRDSLDQALEKLTF